The genomic window TGTGCAAAACCGGATTGATTGCCACATGAAATGCAAATTGACTATCACTATACAAGATGAAaggcttcaagtgttcaagaccAAGAACCTTCAACAGTCGAATGAGCCAAATTCCTTCACAATAAGGCACCATATTTGGCCTCGAATGATGAATGCAACACTGTCTGTTACTTGCTACTCTTTCATGAAATGAGAGTTGTCCCTAAAAAGAAACAATACCCTGAAACTGATCTTTGTGTGTCTGAACAGGTTGTCCAGTCAACATTAGCAAACTTGGTGAGAGTGTAGTCGTTGTGCAGAGGAAAAAAGAGGCTGATGCTAGGAGCTTTCTTTAAATATTTTAAGATTCTTAAGGCTACTTTGAGATGGTTAGTGATTGAGGACTCTAAATATTGGCTTGAATTTTTCACTGCAAACGATATAGTCCTTGTGAGATATTATAGTTTTCCAATCAATTTCCTATAATTGGTAGAATTAGAAATCGGGTCTTCTGAGGTCTTAGACAAATGGATTAAATAATCCATTGGCCGGCTTTGCATCAATTAGACCAAATTTCTCAATCATGTTAGTAGTATATTCTTTTTGGTATAAGGCTAACTCTTTCGTGCTGTAACTCTGTAAGCCACCTCCATACCCAAGAAATGTTTAAATTTGTCCAAATCCTTGATGCTAAATCTATCATTTAATATCTTCTTAATGCGGATGATTTCATTTGCATCATTTCCTGCCAAGACAAAGGAATAATCTGATTTAGATAGGACAAagacaagtttggtgttttgTTGTCGACTCGCTTGCTTGAGTTTATAAAGAGACGTGTTGAGCTTGCAAATCAAAAGCTTGCAATCCTTGAGGCACTTTCATGTAAATCTTTTCAAGCAAGTTACTATGCAATGTTGGTATATTGGTAATAGTCCAAGTTTTGTTATTTTCAAGAATCAAGAGTATTGACCTTAGCAGTAATGGCATCCTTCCAACAAGCTTACTAGACAACATCATCATATGTTTTTAGTTCTGAGATGGCAACCAATGCTAAAGAGAGGGCttgaaatttgttgagagattgTTGTATGTGACATACTTTGAAATCGAATATCTGCTAATGATGGAGTGAGTTGATGTGAAGGAGACAAGACACATTAGTAGTCTTTGAGCTAAGTTGGAGGTTTTCTTAACCTCTGTGATTTTTGGGTGTTATCTAATAAAATTTGCTGTGGGAATGCATGTTGTGCATGAGAGTTTGGTGCATCATCATGAGTATGATTCTAATAAAATTTGCTGTGGGAATGCATGTTGTGCATGAGATTTTGATGCATCATCATGGGTATGATAGTGTAGTTCTTGTTTTGGTTGGTGAGAATAATTTTTGCAGACTTGGCAGATTCTCGTCAACCGTGTCATGAATGTGTTGTGGTGTTTGATGAATGATGTATGGATGTAATAACAAGTCATGCTCATGAATGGAAAATGGATTGAGATTAAAAAAAAGGGCATTCAAATTCTTAGGTGCATTTACCTGTGTTTAAGAATCAGATGCATTTTATTGTGATAGGAAGAAACATCTTCATAAAATTGCACATGTCTAGAGATTAAAAAAAACTCTCGTGTTAGTGTCATAAAGCACATATCCTTTGACATTGCCTTTGAACCCCACAAAAACACACTTCCTGGCCCTTTTGTCAAGCTTTTTGCGATGAGAAACTAATGTGAAAGTACATGCTAAGcacccaaaaataaatttttaaatgcaACAAATCTGGTTTGAAAGCAAAAAATAATTCATATGGGGATTTATTTCTCAAAATTAAACTTGGAATATTGTTAATAAGATGAATAGCGTGTGTAATGGCACATGTATAAAAACACTATGAAATTGATGAGTGAAAAAATATAGCTCGTCCCATCTCTAGCAGATTTTAGTATTTTCTTTCAACATCACTATTTTGCTGAGTTGTTTCTACTTAAGAAGTTTAATATTCAATTTCTTTTGGGGTGAAAAAATGAGAGAGATTGATGAATTCAAGTCTATTATCATACTTGAAACATTTTATGGTCTTTCTAAACTGATTTTCTATGTAAGTAAcaaaattctttattaaactttgAACTTTAGATATGATTTTCATAAAAAATAGCCAAATAAATCTGGTTTTGTCATCATTAACAGTAAAAAAATATCTATGTCGAGTATGAGATGTTGTGGCCAAATGCCTCAAAATTTCTAGGTGTACAATGTCAAAAGTTTCAAATGATTTGTTAGAACTCTTATCAAAAGGTAATTTCttttagggttaagtatgattttggtccccaacgtagaggTTGAAAATTGGAATCGTCCCTaactttttttttgctacaaaatggtccccaaagtttcagtttgttttaaaatcgttctttttactaatttatttttttattactaaattacccctcagtaaaaaattataaaataaaataaatataaaataaataaaaaaaagaaagaaagggatatAGAGAGAAACGGGTTGCCGCTCAGACGCGCTGCCACCCTGCCGCCTGCCGCACCGCACTCCACCACCAGCTTCTTCTTCGCTGTCCTGCCGCCTTGCCGCTCTGCCGTCCTGCCGCATTGCACCACCGCACCACCACCTTCTTCTGTGAATtagattttttgtgaaatttgttgtggaatattgttgttgctgaaatttgaatttggaatattgttgttgctgaatttgttgattatTGTGATGGTACAAATTTGTTGATTATtttttctgatgatgatgatgatgaggccatgatgataatggtggtggtggtggtgggttcttgattattttgggaaaagttatgatgaagatgatgatgaccatgatgatacTGATGGTAGTGGTGGTTTTGGTTGGGCGTAGACTTCTGTTCTGGTAGTGgtggggtggtggtggtggtggtggtggttgatttTGGGGTGAAGGgagaagggtatttttgtccgagggacgattttaaaacaaactgaaactttggggaccatttcgtagcaaaaaaaaaagttgGTAATTCAGAGAGCTTGTAGCTGCTGCTCCATGAATTTGTGATGTAGGCACTGATAGTGATTTAGTGTCACTTGTGCTTTTATTTTTAGATGTGGATGCTAATGCTAATGTAGTGGTATTTGGTGTATATATGTGAGCTTACTATTGGGATTGTCAATGTGTAAAGACCATCCTTCTCATTAGCACACCCAATTATTTTTCAGGTACTCCTGTCCTGAATCTCACATTTTGTGTCAGTAATTGAAAAATGACAGTTTAAGATTTTAGTAGTTCTTGAATCAGACAAAAAATTGAAAGTAAAAGTTGGAATGTATAGTACTTCTGTGAGATAtaaactatttaaaaaaaaatcacaattcCAGCAATTTTGGTTAAAGTTTGGCTACCATTAGGGAGCTTGACAAGTCTTTTCATGGATGATGATACATACATGGTCAGTTGCTCCACTGTCATGACCCAAGAATTGGAGCAAAAAGATTTTGTAAGAAGTATGTGAGAAATATGTGAGCTCATTATGAGAGTGTAGTGTGTTATACTTGTTTTTATTTAGGAATTGATGCTGATTTGGTTAGCTAGAGGATGTTGTACAGTGTTGCTGTGTTGAAGAAGTGCAATTAATGTGCCTTTTTATTCTTGAGATAACAAAATGCGTGAGCTATATTACCATCTTCCTTTTGGTTTGAATGTGACAATTCATTGCTGATCTCTTTAATTTGCCTACCAGCAGCCGAATTCGCACAATTTATGGCTCTCTGCCCTTGCTTCATGTGTTGAGGCAATCCATGATTTTTGTAGCATGTATCAATTAAATGATCCGATTTGTGGCAATAAGAATATATCTTGGGAGCATCTCTACTATTACCATCTCTGTCTCCGCCAAAATGTCATCTTTTCTTACTATTACTTCCAATGTTGAATTGATACACATGTTTCTCTCCTTCAATTAGATCAGACGAACTCATCAGCTCGAGCCTCGCCGATTTTTGGATAATGCAACTGGCGCTTTTACTGTGTGAGCATTGAGAAGGTTACACTGACATCCGACATTGTCTTGAGCAACATTATTTGTGATCTAATGGTGTCATATTCATCATTAAGGCCTCTAAGCAATCTTACAaccttcttatttcttctgtagGTTCTCATAACACTTAGACTACGAACACATTCTATACCACAAGTACATGGGGAATCGATTCTAAATTGTCTAACTTTTCCTAAATAGTTCTTAACTTGGTAAAATAAGTAGTAATACTAAGATCACCTTATTTGGCACATTCATTTCCTCTTCCAATTCAGCCACTCATAAAACATCACTATGGTGATACCTGTAAGTAGTGACATTAACTCTAGAGTCTAGAGcagagaaagaaaatagaaaaaagggAAAAGGATTAACAATTGGAGGATTGGGATCAAAATCAATGTTATAGTGGGGGCAATACTAACCTTTTAAATTAAGAACTACtcagtaatttttaaaatctcacTGAACCCCACTAGCTAATGAATACATCTGTGCTTGCCCATCATTATTCATTAATATCAATTAGAGACTTTAGCGAGTTTAAAATTAGATTTAGTCTAAAGAGTGTAGTGTGTGTAAGTGACTAAGTGTATCTTAGAGAAAAATTCTATAACTCTATATCTGTAGTTTAGAAGCCGTTGCTTGTTTGGGTCGAGCGTCTTCAAACCTCCTCTGATTCCGATAAATTGGTCAAGCAAAAGGATCAAATAAAACAACTACAGAATAGTTATGATCAATTAATGAACCTCCGGAGGGAACTCAAACCTTTCTTGCAAAGCAGCTTCATGAGAAAGAAGTGCAGCAAGCACTTTTTGAGCTGGATTGAGATGCCTGGGTAGGTATCTCAACTAGCGAACGATAAACATACAAGTAAAACAAATTCCTTATTTCTTTCCCAAGTCCCATCGAGTTAGCTGTTGATGGAATGGAATAAGCCTGTATTAGGTCTAAGTCCAATGATACTAACTAAATGGAAATTTCCTGGGAGAGATTTCAAGTCTATATACCATATCATATTAATCAAGTTGggttgtgtaacaccctaccacacagagctttacgcttaagccgtaaagtaaaggtggtgtggtattacgacctctaaaataaaagtatatataataatattgaaaAGGATATAgtatacgaggagccttgaaaaacggaTAAAGCAAAAATcgtaaaataaaaagcgcaacactcagaaAACAGGATTACTTGCGTGCGAAGAAATCTAAGGTTTAAAGGCATAACTAAATAGAAAGTAGAAGTAGAGAGACAAGGAAACGATATAACAATCTCCTAACTCAACCTACGAAGTTAAGGGTAGCCGAAAAATATTTACAtacaatatatacataataaaagCCCAAAAGAACATGTTTAAAGCCCTAACTCTCCATAAAACCTCTAAGAAGTACCAAAGATAAAGTGTTCATATACATATAAGGAGagtctaatatatatatatatatatatatatatatatatatatcaaaataacAAAAGTAGGGCCTCAAAATGAACAACTTCGCAGcagaactccagacgcctagtgaggtgccgcttgacctgcatctgaaaaacaacaacatagtatggggtgagaaccggaggttctcagcatggtaaaggtgccacgcacataagatataaggtcttgagaatgccagaggcaatcctagaatgccgacactcagattacaaAGCTTAAATtactaaacagaaaccataaaaagGTGGTCTTCTAAGGATATCTAAGCTTAGTTTAAACTTAACCTTAACACTAAGTCTTTccacctttcctccgttcctccatcaCCGGTGAGTTTGCAAAAATAGACAAACAGACAATTGCAAGCACAGGTAGGAGACAAGTAGTGCAAgtagcaaatataacaattaacataatataatcaattaggcattcccaaaTAATGCAtagaaaacaaaacaaacaatatgcacatgatgtatgcctttcCTACAGGCTgtgagctcacgcgtcggttaactgccagaacccgacacacccggtagctaacccggataccGTCTCTCAACTACGCATATCCAGGAGGCACAAGATCGGGAGATtaatgccctaccaccttctcctggaggcaTACATTAGGGGAAAATAAATCGGGGGATTAGTACCCTAATACCTTCCCCTACTGAGGCCATGCCATACCAGTCGGGGGATTAATGCCCTATCACCTTGCAGACAGAGAGAAAAAAAATGTGAGGAAATACATcgggggattagtgccctaccacctttctCACATCCCACAAAACAATATCATCATCATGCTCATTCATTCGCAAGTTCAATGCTATAACCTCTTTACATTATTCATAATCATCGCATAATCATATCATTAAAGTCATGGTACCTTATACACTTCAAGTATACACGTTTTCGTATATAATTCATCACTTTCTCAACTTACTTCGCCCCCAAGATACCTCCATTTCCTAGCTTCATCTAATTACTAGGCTTACTTTTATGATTTGTGACTGAACGTacgaaaatagaggtttagaagtttgaaattagGTTTAAAACTCAAAAACCCAGATTTGCTGAAACAGGGTCCATGTGTACGCGTGAGAGTACAACTTTCTATGCTCGCATACGCAAGCTCACGTACGTGAGATACCCAACCCGAAAAGGTTGGTCGCGTACACGAGTTATGCAGAACAGCAAAAATACTGAATGTTGCAGAATTTTCAGTTTTGTACTCCAAACTTCTGacacgcataactttttcgttttaaaatattttttatccgtTCTTTGAATGGTGTAAATTTCACAAACCTAATTTTTATATGAGATAAATTTGAAATAATTTGGGGGTCTGGAACCAAGTTATGGCCTGCCAAAATTCAGCCAAAAAGTCAATTTTTGCAAAAAACTTCCAACCTCTATTTCATTGATTCACCATTCAAATATCAACCATTCCATACTTAAAATTAGCCCTAAAATATGCAATATCACAACAACATAATTCTACACCCTTTTATCATCCATCACACATCAACATTACACAATTTCACACCTAAATTCTTACTTTAGATAATAAAACCATGAGCAATCTATCAATTATGCACAAACAACCTTATCAACAAACCAATCATCATCCAAACACCACTTTAGCATTCTAATTCCAGCATACCCATAATCATTAACACATACTCAATTCATGTCATCAACCATTATTATCACAAACACTAACATTCAACATGCTTAAccgttccaacctatcctatagtCCTCTAGCCTAAggtttcacagaacattatatattaaatacgaaaaacctaaaccataccttggccgattttcacgtATTACCCAAGGTACCCACTTAGGCGAAAGGCAAGCCCTCAATACCAAAATTTAGCTCCAAACACCAACCAAGATCCCAATCAAGCTTCCAATGGCTCCAACGACTCCAAATCATGTATACATAcacacctaacacatatatacatacatatacccAAAAACTCAAAACCCAACTTAATCAAAACAAGAAATAGCTagggttaaggatctttatcgtATCTACGGACCAAACGAACTAAGCCCAACAAGTTTCTCAAGCGAAATTGAACCTATAGCATCAAAGCCAACAAATTCTCAACATGTATGCCCAaggttttcgaaaatcaaaggggtAGAAAAACTGAATTAAGAATGATGTTTACCTATGAAATTATTCGGATAGATTCGTAGAGCTGGACGCGAtggtcgcgtggccacaaacggtgccgCGATCGAAGTTCGGAGCGAGAAGTTGTGGAGGTTTGAAGTGGAGGTTAGGGTTttgtctttcttcttcccttctccaacAATGGCAACGTGAATGaagagagaaaaggaagagaAACTGTATTCATTAAGGCTTgttgggttggattgggccttgGGTCCATTTTGGGCTCGGTTCGATCGGTTTGGTCCATTCGACTCAATCTTGggtcaaattctttgaaattaatatcaaaattcttattttaattttttctatcatGTCAAactacaaaattttattttctaatttttttgagcaataattaatttatttgctaattatttactaatctctTGGATTTTACAGGTTGGTCTAATGGTAAGCTCATTAGTCTGCTTAAGCAAGTGTTGGGGGTTGGGGGTTCGAATCATGCCTTGTGCATGCAACAACCCATTAGCCAGCTGCAAACTCTTAAATGGAGCTCTGATTTGCAACGGATTAGTCTTTGACCTATCAAATTGAAAAATACCatggaaaaccaaaaaaataataaaaaaaataaaaaatataccatATCATTTCCCCAATATTAAATGATGCTCCCTTAATTTTCCTTCTATGGTCATTGCTCAAATTTAGCTAACCGCATTATATCTAACTTAAGGTTAAGCCTAACTCACACTATATGCTAAATTTACCTTCCCCAATTTCTATTATTGATAGCTTTCTCGCGCATCCGATACTCCTTTGGCCATAGCTTCACACAACAACTTCAACAAACTTGAAGCAATTTCCCATCCACCGTAGCCTATATATATAATCAATTCTCAATTCTACTACGTACTACTCCAAAACCCTAGATAGCACATTATTCCCAAGAACATACATACACCATGGCTAGTATCCTTTGGCACTTTGTTTTGCCCATTTTTCTTGCCACCCTTTTCTCTCCAAGCCCTACTTATGGTGCCAAGCAATCCAAAATAATTGGCATGAAAATGAATGTGATTGATCGGTGCTGGAGACGGGATCCCCAATGGAGGAGCCACCGCGCGCAACTCGCGAACTGCTCCATTGGCTATGCTGGCAAGATGATGAACAACATTGGCAGTGACCTCATCCATTATGAAGTTATAGACCCTACTGATGACCCCATAAACCCTAAGCCTGGTACCTTGCGATATGGAGCTTCTGTGATTCAACAAAAAGTTTGGATCACATTTAAAAGAGACATGAAAATTACATTGGCAAAACCCCTTCTCATTAGTAGCTTTACCGCCATTGATGGCCGCGGCGCCAACGTCCACATTGCTCATAACGCATGCTTTATGATCTTTAAGGTAACCAAAATGAGTTAATTCACATATTTATATTAGTTAAATTGATATGCATGCATGAATACTGAATTGCTAACTACTCACATAACAAATTGTTTGTTATTTGTTTGAAGGCGACGAACGTAATAATCCACAACGTTCGGATCCATGATTGTAAAGCACAAGCTCCGGGATTGGTGATGGGTGCAAATGGGAAGGTGATTTCATTAGGTCAAGTTGATGGGGATGCCATTAGATTAGTCACTGCTTCAAAGATTTGGATTGATCATAATACACTTCAAGATTGCGAAGATGGTCTTCTTGATGTTACACGGGGTTCCACTGATGTCACTGTCTCCAATAACTGGTTCCGGAACCAAGATAAGGTTATGCTTCTTGGGCATGATGATGGATATATTAGAGACCAGAACATGAAAGTTACTGTTGTGTACAATCATTTTGGACCAAATTGTAACCAGCGTATGCCAAGGTAAGTACATAATAAATTATTGCAAAATTTAGGcaactaataatttttttattgaagaATGTAATATGCtcagtaaatattattattttaagtcaatatttaacaataataatttagaCTCACATTTACAAAAAATTATACACAAAAAATACATAATTTTTGTGTTGATTAAAATTGCTAAAAACTATTAACCATCaaaaatttctattttttattttgtttcttgtttaaattaatattatccaacttttttttatactaaaaacATTGGCTTCTAGTAACATTGTcgcaaaatatataatatataatttaattttcatatattTTGGACGTAAAAGTATTTTACACAATTAACAATTGCATATTACtacaatataaaaaattatttaaatacataaatttaattaaacGATTATCTAAAACAATTTACCTattaatacatcaaaattaaactcataataTATTTGACAATATTAATAAATTTGTAAAATATAGGATCCGTCATGGATATGCACATGTAGCAAACAATCTATACCAGGGATGGATGCAATATGCTATTGGTGGAAGCATGGGACCTAGCCTCAAAAGCCAATCTAACCTCTTCATAGCCCCCGAATCTGGGAACAAGGaggtaaataaattaaataatcagtaatgaaattaattaattaacatgaatttattttgattattgtttttAGTAATGATATTAtgtatactatatatatatattattttaattaattattattattatgtgttGTGTAGGTGACATGGAGAAAAGGCAACAGCGAAAATGGGAACATGTGGGAATTCCATTCTATAGGGGATGCTTTTGAAAATGGAGCTTCTTTCACGGTAACAAAAGGAGGACGTGTGCCAAAGCCAAATTATAGTGAGGAACAATATTTTAAGGTTCTTGATGCTAAATCTGTCAGATTTTTGACAAGATCCTCTGGCGTACTATGATGCACAAAAAACACTTTATCTTGAATGATTACAACTACAATAATTACAAGGATCGATCAATATAATCTTGACGCCAATACTAGGTTTATTTTCTAGGTTTGGGTTCTCAATTTTCTTTATAAATCGAGAACTAATTTACAACCAAATAAGTACCTTATAATTTGAATGTATTATGGAAGAAATGTACATCATAGAAGAATGCACTCAATATTTATGTATATAAGAGAGGTCTGCGGACACTTGTCCCACTGCTAATATAATGAACTTTGTAATAATACTACTTAATTAGTTAAGTACTAAATTAAAGCTTAATTACTCTTCTAAATATAAATAAGAAATAAAGCACATATATTCTTTATTTGAAATGATGtccaatttgttttttttttttttaattttattccttacACGATCTTGCCTACAGTAATTATGTTTAGTTTAAGATAAATGTTAATTGTTATAGAATTATTTATAATACTCATTAGCTTTTAATCTTAGTTGGTTATTTAATTGTTATATTATCATGGTTATTAGAAATATACTATAACTATAGCTAGAAAATATATAGAAGTAAATTTTTGTAATGGTCTCTGAGATTCAGGTCGTTATCCAATGTAATCTCTGAGATCCCAATTGCACCATTGTAATCCTCCAGATACAGCTCCGGACACCATAATAGTCCCTGAACATATTTTCGGTGATGAGTCATTATCAAGACGCTGATGTGGCCTCATTTTGCTACGCTGGATGGTACCAACGACTAGTTGAGCTGGCACAATTATTTCAATTTATATTCAATGTGGTCCCTTTCTCTATATTATttaaccctaaaatcctaaatacTCAGTAAGTTAATTTCTTCTTCTGACGTGGCCTCATTTTGCTACACTGGATGGTGCCAACGACTAGTTGAGCTGACACAATTTCAATTTATACTCAATGTGGTCCCTCCCTCTATATTATTTAACCCTAAATTCCCAAATGCTCAGTaagttaatttcttcttcttcttcatcgttctcttctcattcttcttcttgttgttgttcgtGGAGTTGGAAGTAAATATGCATGATGGGTGATGGGAGTACTGGAGCTGCACTACAATATTTTTGGCCTAAGGTAACCCTTAATCGAAGCAACATTTAGTAAAAATTGCTTTAAATAGGCAAAGACAATATTTTTAGGGAATTGCATTTGAATAAGgtaaagataacaaaatttttagCCACCCAAAAAAAGAATTGTCTTTGATATCTAAAGcaacaattataaaattttacaaaataaaaactttaagacaacatttttagataaaaatacaatattttataAGAGTTGCCAACAAAATTAAACAGATAACATTTATAAAAGGTTgcctaaaattatttataattaaaaattttagagaGAANNNNNNNNNNNNNNNNNNNNNNNNNNNNNNNNNNNNNNNNNNNNNNNNNNNNNNNNNNNNNNNNNNNNNNNNNNNNNNNNNNNNNNNNNNNNNNNNNNNNNNNNNNNNNNNNNNNNNNNNNNNNNNNNNNNNNNNNNNNNNNNNNNNNNNNNNNNNNNNNNNNNNNNNNNNNNNNNNNNNNNNNNNNNNNNNNNNNNNNNNNNNNNNNNNNNNttgtttttcaaataaaaaaaaaacttaaacacAAAAAAACCGAGTTGAAATCCATTTTGGCCCTTGAAATTTTCGACCGGCCTCAATTTCGACCCCCAAATTTATAGTTACCCAATTAACACCCTCAAATATTAGATTTTGACCCATGTTTGCCCCTGTAGCTATATCCATTAACGGAGATCTGATATGGCACGTTAAGTTGACAGAATGTGTATCCACGTGACACCCACCTTGCTAGAATGGATGTGTGATGAGTGAATGACGTGGCAAAAGTTGAATGAACTCAATTTCTCTGATAAAGTCTCGAACATATTCGGAAAAAAGGGCTGTAAATTGAGTTCATTCAACTTTTGCCATGTCATTCACTCATCACACATCCATTCTAACAAGTTGGGTGCCACGTGAATACACATTCTATCAACTTAGCGTGCCATATCAGATCTCCGTTAATGGAGATAGCTACAGGGACATACGTGGGTCACAATCTAATATTTAAGGGGTGTTAATTGGGTAACTATAAATTTAGGAGTCGAAATTGAGGCCAGTCGAAAATTTCAGGGACCAAAATGAGTTTCAACTCCAAAAAAACCAAATGTGCTTCAGTAGTTCCACTTCACGCACACAAGAGCCTCCCCTTTCTCCCCTGCAACAACGCACACACCGTACCCTTTCTCCCCTATCTAACCGCGATAGTAGGTCAGCAGCGTTCAATCGCGGTGCACTCTTCCATGTACGATGACGGCGCGGTGCTCTCCTCGACGGGCGACGGTGCGGTTCTCTCCACAATCCCTAACATAGCCACTACAACAATGCGCACACCCTTTCTTCCCTTCCTAACGGCGACAACAGCGTTCAATCGCGGTACACTCCTCCACGTACGGTGAAGGCGCgatcatagttgtcagaaccgaaccggtgatcgaaccggttaAGCTACTGGGTCACTGga from Arachis ipaensis cultivar K30076 chromosome B09, Araip1.1, whole genome shotgun sequence includes these protein-coding regions:
- the LOC107617178 gene encoding putative pectate lyase 2, encoding MASILWHFVLPIFLATLFSPSPTYGAKQSKIIGMKMNVIDRCWRRDPQWRSHRAQLANCSIGYAGKMMNNIGSDLIHYEVIDPTDDPINPKPGTLRYGASVIQQKVWITFKRDMKITLAKPLLISSFTAIDGRGANVHIAHNACFMIFKATNVIIHNVRIHDCKAQAPGLVMGANGKVISLGQVDGDAIRLVTASKIWIDHNTLQDCEDGLLDVTRGSTDVTVSNNWFRNQDKVMLLGHDDGYIRDQNMKVTVVYNHFGPNCNQRMPRIRHGYAHVANNLYQGWMQYAIGGSMGPSLKSQSNLFIAPESGNKEVTWRKGNSENGNMWEFHSIGDAFENGASFTVTKGGRVPKPNYSEEQYFKVLDAKSVRFLTRSSGVL